The Nitrospira sp. sequence CCGCTTGTGTCTGCCTGTCCGAGCCAATCTGAGATGAACTGCCACGACTGCCCTCCTTTGAAAAACCGTCCAACACGGTGAATGAATAAATCTCGCTACATGGAGCGCATGAGTTGGGCCAATTGGCGCCGCCCCCCTGTCCCCGTCATGGCCTTTGCCAATTTCTTCGCCGACAAGAATTGCTTGATCAGGCGATTCACGTCCTGCACACTCGCGCCGCTACCGCGAGCAATCCGCTTCTTCCGGCTGCCGTTGATGATGGTATGGTCACGCCGCTCACGAGTCGTCATCGAGTCGATCATCGCCGTGACCCGCTTCATCTCGCGCTCCGGCTTATCCCCCTCGATCACACTCTTCAACTTCTGTCCGCCCGGCAACATGCCGAGAATCTGCTCCAGCGAGCCCAGCTTGTTCATCTGAGCCATCTGCTTGCGAAAATCCTCAAGCGTAAAGCTATTACTGGTCAGGCGCTGCTGCGCCTCTTCGGCCTGTTCCTGCGTAAACGTCGCTTGCGCCTTTTCGATCAGCGAAAGGACGTCGCCCATCCCGAGGATTCGGGAAGCCATCCGATCGGGATGAAAAACTTCCAGGGCATCCAGTTTTTCGCCCATACCGAGAAACTTAATCGGCTTACCGGTGACTGCACGGATGGATAAGACCGCTCCACCACGAGCATCACCTTCGACCTTCGTTAGGATCACCCCGGTGAGACCCACCTTCTGATCGAACTGGGTGGCCATCGTGACGGCATCCTGACCCGTCATCGCATCGGCCACCAGCAGGATTTCATGCGGCGTCACCGCCGTCTTCACGGCAACCAGCTCTCCCATCAACCCGTCATCAATGTGCAGACGACCGCCGGTATCAAGGACGACCAGGTCAAATCCCTGCTCGCGTCCACGCTCGACCCCGGCCTGGCAGATCCGCACGACGTCCGACTGAGTGGCCTGCGCATTGTCGACGCGATGAACATCAATTCCAAGATCACGGCCAAGACTGCTGAGCTGATCGCCAGCCGCAGGTCGACGCGGGTCCGCAGCGACTAAGAGCACCCGCTTCCCCTGGCCCTTGAAAAGCCGGGCCAGCTTCCCGCAGGTCGTCGTTTTTCCGGCGCCTTGCAACCCGACCATCATCACCACGGTGGGCGGTTGAGAATGGAGGGCCAAACCCGCCTTCTCACGGCCCATCATGTCACAGAGCTCATCCCACACCACCTTAACGACCTGATGACCAGGCGTCAGGCTTTGCAGCACTTCCTGCCCGACCGCTTTAACGCGAACCCGTTCGATGAAATCCTTGACGATCTTGAAGTTCACATCGGCTTCGAGCAACGCCAGCCGGACTTCCTTCAAGGCTTCGCCGATATTCTGCTCCGTAAGCACGCCTTGCCCACGAAGCTTCTTCAGGATTTTCTCGAACTTATCGCTCAGTGCATCCAGCATGGGGCCCCAAAGAAAAAGGCAACCGAAGTCTCAATCAAGTTCTCCGATTGCCTCGTAAAACCTAAAGAAAGAGCATCGGGCAGTGTATAGAAACCGGTCCGGCGAAGTCAAGATATCCGAAGCCATCGGATTTGTTGACAGACCCGACACCATCCGATATGGTGCCCTCAGTCGACTTCGGTTGGATCTACATCAGGGAGCGTACATAGCGCGTGAGAAAGTCACCCTGGGTTCTTCTCATTTTCGTACTCATCGGCGGGCTACTCGGCGGAATTCTTGGAGAAATTCTGCATGTGATGGCACCGCAGGGTAACATTCAGAGCATCTTCTCCACGCATTTCACCCCTGGAATCAGCCCTCCCCTCACGATCGACCTGGTGCTCATCAAGTTCACGATCGGATTCAGTATCAAGGTGAACTTACTGAGCATCCTTGGCATGTTTATCGGAGTCTACCTGTACAAGCACGTTTAAGCCTTCAGATCCAAATCCTTCAGCCTCAATGCCCTGATCTGATTGCGCAATTCTGCTGCACGCTCAAACGCCAGCTCCTTGGCTGCCGCCTTCATCTCGCCTTCCAACCGAAGAATCACCTGCCCCACGGTTTCGTCTTTGCCGTAGGGCTCCATGGTCTCGGCCGCCAGATCCAGATGGACATAATCCAGCTCGGCTACCGCATACTCCAACGCAGGAATCTCTTTCTTAATACTGGCCGGGGTAATCCCATGGGCTGAGTTATACTCAGCCTGGATCAGACGCCGGCGAGTCGTCTCTCCCATGGCGACTTTCATCGACTCTGTGATGATATCGCCATAAAACACCACGCGCCCCTCAACATTTCTTGCCGCACGCCCGGCCGTTTGAATCAGAGACCGATAGGATCGCAGATAGCCCTCCTTGTCAGCATCAAGAATAGCCACCAGCGTCACCTCGGGTAGATCCAGCCCTTCCCGCAGGAGATTGATCCCCACCAGCACGTCGAATACTCCCCGGCGCAAGTCGCGGATGATCTCCGCCCGTTCCAGCGTTTTGATATCGGAATGTAGGTACCGCACCTTCACCCCCAACTCGTGATAGTACTCGCTGAGATCTTCCGCCATCCGCTTTGTGAGGGTCGTCACTAATACGCGACCGCCTTTGGCTACCTCTTTTCTCACCTCTCCTAGGAGATGATCCACTTGTCCCTTTGCCGGTTGCACCTCAATGCAGGGATCCATCAACCCGGTCGGCCGAATAATCTGCTCGACCACCGCACCCGCCGCATGCTCCAGCTCGTAGTTCCCCAGCGTCGCCGATACATAGACCACCTGGTTCAGGATCCGCTCGAACTCCTCGAACTTGAGCGGCCGGTTATCGATGGCGGAGGGCAGGCGAAACCCGTAGTCCACCAGCGTCCGCTTCCGTGAATAGTCACCCGCATACATCCCGCCCACCTGTGAAACCGTGGCATGCGACTCATCGATGATCATGAGAAAGTCTTTGGGGAAGTAGTCGATGAGCGTCGGAGGAGCCTCACCAGGCGCCCGGCCGCTCAGATGGCGCGAATAGTTTTCGATGCCGTGGCAGTACCCCATGGCGCGGATCATTTCGAGGTCGAACTTCGTCCGCTGCGCGATGCGCTGCGCCTCGACCAGCTGCTTGTGCTTCTGAAAATAGAGGACGCGCTCATCGAGCTCTTCCTCAATCCCGGTGATCGCTCGCTCGTACCGATCCGGCGCAATCAAATAGTGGGTATTGGGATAGATCGGCACTTTGGGTAATTTGCCCAGCGATTTCCCGGTCAGCGGATCGATCTCGTGGATCGCATCGATCACGTCGCCGAACAGTTCGATTCGAACCGAAACCGCATCGCTGGCAGCCGGGAATATTTCAATGACATCCCCGCGCGCACGGAACGTCCCGCGATGAAAATCGACATCATTCCGCGCATATTGAATCTCGACAAGCTTCGCCAAAATCTTCTCGCGCCGAATTTCCATCCCCACTTCGAGATACAACAACATGCCATGGTAGATCTCCGGCGAACCCAGGCCGTAAATGCACGAGACCGACGAGACGATGATGACGTCGTTCCGCTCTAACAAGGACCGGGTCGCCGAGTGGCGCATCTGATCGATCGCGTCGTTGATCGACGCATCCTTGGCAATGTAGGTATCCGTCTGGGGAAGGTAGGCTTCCGGCTGGTAGTAGTCGTAGTAACTGATGAAGTACTCGACGGCGTTCTGCGGGAAAAACTGTTTGAACTCCTGGTACAACTGCCCGGCCAAGGTCTTGTTATGCACAAGCACGAGCGTCGGCTTCTGAACCTGCTCGATCAGGTTCGCCATCGTAAAGGTCTTGCCTGATCCGGTCACTCCGAGAAGGGCTTGATGCTTTCTGCCGGCACGAACGCCGGTCGTCAGCTTGGCAATCGCCTCGGGCTGATGACCACAGGGATGAAACGGGGCTTCGAGCTTGAACTGCGGCACAGGGACCTCCGGCGGTCATCTTATCAAAGACACCGTATCTGCACGACCGGCGCAGGGAGCGAGGAATAAAAAAGGGCTGCCGGAAATTCCGGCAGCCCTTTCATGTACTAAGGGGTCGTGACCGGTTTAGTACCGACCGCCGCCACCACCACCGAATCCGCCACGCCCACCACCGCCGCCGCCACCGGAACGGGGCTCTTGAGGACGGGCTTCATTCACAGTCAATGTCCGGCCGCCGAGCTGGGTGCCGTTCAACGCGGTAATCGCCGCCTGCGCTTCGCTGTCCCCCGACATCTCCACGAAACCGAATCCACGGGACTGGCCCGTGAACTTGTCCGTGATGATGCGTGACGACGTCACGGCTCCGTGCACAGCGAACAAATCGCTCAGCTGTTGCTCGGTTGTTGAGTAGGGCAATCCACCGACGTAAATCTTCGAACCCATGGGGTTCCTCCTTTGAGAAAATGGTGTTGTGTTGGACTCGAGAACGGAGGAAGGAAGGAATGGGCCGAAGACGTCAACACAGCGGCGGCTTAGCTCTGGCTTCCGATCAAATTCCCGGGCACAACCATAACAACATCGATTCAGGCCTTGTCACATTCAATGCTTGATTGCCAGGCCTCTCGCAATCAAGCAAGGCGATGCTACTCCAGCAAACTGAGAAAAGGCAAGCAGAGAATCAATTGGCTCATAGCGATATCCCGTTTAATAGGCGGCCGGTGAAGAAAGTGGCCGATGAGAGAACAGGGGCACTGCATGCAACGTGTCGAAAAACCAGGATGTTTCCCCTTGCATCACCACGCCGACTTGACCGGTCCCCAGCATCTGATCCTCTACCGAGAGCACCAATACTCCGTCGACAAATGCCTCGATAAAATCTTTGCTGACAATCGTGTTCCGCTGAACCCGAAGACTATGCCAATCGATGGGTTTCAGCGTCACGGCTGTCTGGCCCAATATCGTGACCACTCCCTCAATCATACGGATGACCTGTGCACGCTTTGCTCCAAACTCGACGAGAGCCGCATAAAAGTTTTGTGCATCCCGCAAGGCAAACACAAATCCGCCTACACCGGCCACTCCATCGGCTGACCGAATACGCATCGTGAGATCCGGATACTCATATTCAAGTCCCTGCGCGATCAGCAGCCGGAAGCAGGTGCTATCCTCGCAGGCAGACGTCCCCATCACCACATTCGGAGCGGACGGGGCTGTGTCATCGGCTTCTACCGACCAGCTCGCCGAGACCCCAGCCCCAGAGGACAGCGGAACAAAACCTCCAGGGATGCTTTTGGTTACATCCTTGTCGAATGTCCACTTATGGAAGAGGCCGCCGGTCGCCTGCTGCTTCAGATTCGCTTCCTTCTCCTCATGGTTCTCACGAGGGACCGCCGACACCGGCGCAACCCCCACCAAGAGAACCACCGCCACACAGAGACTGAGCGACAGCGTTGCTCGAATGTTCTGAGCTATCACACGCATGGTCCTGAGAACCTCCCGCTTGATCATTTCTGATCCACCAGCTATGGCTTCGAACCCGTCTCAGAGTTCTGCCGCATGCTTACAATATCTCGCTGCAACCGATCCCGCTCGGCCAAAATCCGCTTCCGCCGCTGCCAACGATCCCACGTCCACCATCGAAGCTTCTGGGCAAACGTCACGGACGGAGGGGCCGAGCTACCGCCTGGAGCATGCTGAAAATCATACCCCTGATGATCGCCGCGGTTTTCGAAAAATCGCTTATAGAGGTGCTCGTACAGGCCCTGTCCAGATCCGCCGCCAGCCACAGGCACTCCTTTCTACAAAAGCGATTCCAATTGAGCGCTCTCCGTCACCGGCGCCGAGCAGGTGAACTGCTGGCAGACATACGCGGTCGCCTGCCCGTTCACGCTCACCTTCCCCGCCGCCAAAGGTAGCTCGCCCTCTTTTCCCCGTCGTGCCTCGTCAATGACCAGGAGAATCTTGTTCGGCACATACCGCTGATGCAAAGTGGCCAAGAGCGATTCCGTCTGCGGATTGCCCCGCGCCCCGACGATTACCACTTCTTTCGGCTTGGATAAGGACAAATCCAACCCGCAGAGAAGCCCGGACGCCCCATAGGCATTCTGATCCATCAACTGGGAAAACACCCGCAACGTCAGCTCGGCGCGATCATAATACGTCCGTTCTCCCGTCAAAGAAAAGAGGCGAATCAGCACCTGCACCGCCACCGCATTGCCGGACGGCATCGCGCTATCCGTGCCGGACTTCATCCGATGGATGAGAACCTCGTGGTCCTTGGCCGTGAAAAAGAACCCGCCAAGGCCTTCGTCCCAGAAGTGCGTCAGCATACCATCCGCCACGACCTGAGCCTGTTCCAAATACCAGCTATGTGACGTCGTCTCGAAGGCATCGAGTAACGCCGCCGCCAGATAGGCATAGTCATCAAGATAGCCGGCAATCCGCCCGCTCCCGCCCGCGACCGTGCGGGACACGCGACCCTCGGCAATCGCGTAGTCGATCAGGAACGTCAGAGCCTGCTCGGCTGACGACAAGTACCACGGAGTCCCAAAGGTCTGATACGCATCAAGAAAGGCCGAGACCGCGAGAGCATTCCAGCTCGTGAGAATATTCTCATCCCGTTGGGGCTTCACTCGCTGCTCGCGGGCAGCCAACAGTTTCTTCCTGGCCGGGCGCAGGGTCGCTTCAAGCTGCTCCTGAGCCTCAGCGGACAATCCCGCAGCTCCCAGCCGATTCAAGACCGTCTTCCCTTCGAAATTGCCGCCGTCCGTTACGCCATAGGCGCGGCAGAACATCTCGCCCAACTCCTGTCCAAGCACGGCCAGAATTTCCGCCTGGTCCCAGATAAAGAACCGGCCTTCCTCACCTTCACTATCGGCGTCCTGCGCAGCGAAAAAGGCTCCGTCCGCATGCGCCAGTTCCCGACGCGTCCATTCGAGCGTCTCTTCGACCACCTGGCGGAACCGCGCCTCTTTCGTCAGCCGCCAGCCATCGAGATAGATGCGAACCAATTGTGCATTGTCATAGAGCATCTTTTCGAAATGCGGGATGAGCCACTGCCCATCGACCGAATACCGGTGGAACCCGCCGCCGAGATGATCGTAGATCCCGCCGGCCGCCATCTTTCGCAACTGCAGCAAGACCTTCTCTTGAGCCGTCACGTCCTTCGAGCGATAGGTGTGGCGCAACAATAGGCTGAGCGGGGGCACCGTGGGGAATTTCGGCCCTTCTCCGAATCCGCCGTTGACCGGATCGAAAAACAGCCCAAGATCCTTGACCCCGTCGACCAGCAACGCGTCCGTCAGCGGCTCCTGAGAGGGCTGATGTAAACTCACCCGGGCCAAACCGGCCTTGACCCGCTCGACATTTTTCTCCACGTCATCCCGATGATTCCGATAGGCATCCAGCACACCCTGCAAGACTTGCGGGAACCCCGGCAAATTATGTCGCGACACCGGAGGGAAGTAGGTCCCGCCGTAAAACGGCTCCTGATCCGGCGTGAGGAACATCGTCAGCGGCCAGCCGCCTCCCCGCCCAAGAAATACCTGCGCGGCCTTCTGATAAATATCATCGAGATCAGGACGCTCTTCCCGATCCACCTTCACGCTCACAAAGTATTCATTGAGCACGGCCGCAATCTCACGATTCTCGAAACACTCGTGAGACATGACATGGCACCAGTGGCAGGCCGAGTAGCCGATCGACAGGAGGATCGGCTTATCTTCAGCCTTGGCCTTCGCCAACGCCTCCGGCCCCCAGGCGTACCAGTCGACAGGATTCAGCGCATGCTGCCTGAGATAGGGGCTGGATTCAGTGATGAGACGGTTGGGAAACGAATCGGCCTGCGTCATGGTGTTTCGTATC is a genomic window containing:
- the uvrB gene encoding excinuclease ABC subunit UvrB gives rise to the protein MPQFKLEAPFHPCGHQPEAIAKLTTGVRAGRKHQALLGVTGSGKTFTMANLIEQVQKPTLVLVHNKTLAGQLYQEFKQFFPQNAVEYFISYYDYYQPEAYLPQTDTYIAKDASINDAIDQMRHSATRSLLERNDVIIVSSVSCIYGLGSPEIYHGMLLYLEVGMEIRREKILAKLVEIQYARNDVDFHRGTFRARGDVIEIFPAASDAVSVRIELFGDVIDAIHEIDPLTGKSLGKLPKVPIYPNTHYLIAPDRYERAITGIEEELDERVLYFQKHKQLVEAQRIAQRTKFDLEMIRAMGYCHGIENYSRHLSGRAPGEAPPTLIDYFPKDFLMIIDESHATVSQVGGMYAGDYSRKRTLVDYGFRLPSAIDNRPLKFEEFERILNQVVYVSATLGNYELEHAAGAVVEQIIRPTGLMDPCIEVQPAKGQVDHLLGEVRKEVAKGGRVLVTTLTKRMAEDLSEYYHELGVKVRYLHSDIKTLERAEIIRDLRRGVFDVLVGINLLREGLDLPEVTLVAILDADKEGYLRSYRSLIQTAGRAARNVEGRVVFYGDIITESMKVAMGETTRRRLIQAEYNSAHGITPASIKKEIPALEYAVAELDYVHLDLAAETMEPYGKDETVGQVILRLEGEMKAAAKELAFERAAELRNQIRALRLKDLDLKA
- a CDS encoding RNA-binding protein; this encodes MGSKIYVGGLPYSTTEQQLSDLFAVHGAVTSSRIITDKFTGQSRGFGFVEMSGDSEAQAAITALNGTQLGGRTLTVNEARPQEPRSGGGGGGGRGGFGGGGGGRY
- a CDS encoding thioredoxin domain-containing protein; translated protein: MTQADSFPNRLITESSPYLRQHALNPVDWYAWGPEALAKAKAEDKPILLSIGYSACHWCHVMSHECFENREIAAVLNEYFVSVKVDREERPDLDDIYQKAAQVFLGRGGGWPLTMFLTPDQEPFYGGTYFPPVSRHNLPGFPQVLQGVLDAYRNHRDDVEKNVERVKAGLARVSLHQPSQEPLTDALLVDGVKDLGLFFDPVNGGFGEGPKFPTVPPLSLLLRHTYRSKDVTAQEKVLLQLRKMAAGGIYDHLGGGFHRYSVDGQWLIPHFEKMLYDNAQLVRIYLDGWRLTKEARFRQVVEETLEWTRRELAHADGAFFAAQDADSEGEEGRFFIWDQAEILAVLGQELGEMFCRAYGVTDGGNFEGKTVLNRLGAAGLSAEAQEQLEATLRPARKKLLAAREQRVKPQRDENILTSWNALAVSAFLDAYQTFGTPWYLSSAEQALTFLIDYAIAEGRVSRTVAGGSGRIAGYLDDYAYLAAALLDAFETTSHSWYLEQAQVVADGMLTHFWDEGLGGFFFTAKDHEVLIHRMKSGTDSAMPSGNAVAVQVLIRLFSLTGERTYYDRAELTLRVFSQLMDQNAYGASGLLCGLDLSLSKPKEVVIVGARGNPQTESLLATLHQRYVPNKILLVIDEARRGKEGELPLAAGKVSVNGQATAYVCQQFTCSAPVTESAQLESLL
- a CDS encoding DUF4321 domain-containing protein — protein: MRKSPWVLLIFVLIGGLLGGILGEILHVMAPQGNIQSIFSTHFTPGISPPLTIDLVLIKFTIGFSIKVNLLSILGMFIGVYLYKHV
- the ffh gene encoding signal recognition particle protein; this translates as MLDALSDKFEKILKKLRGQGVLTEQNIGEALKEVRLALLEADVNFKIVKDFIERVRVKAVGQEVLQSLTPGHQVVKVVWDELCDMMGREKAGLALHSQPPTVVMMVGLQGAGKTTTCGKLARLFKGQGKRVLLVAADPRRPAAGDQLSSLGRDLGIDVHRVDNAQATQSDVVRICQAGVERGREQGFDLVVLDTGGRLHIDDGLMGELVAVKTAVTPHEILLVADAMTGQDAVTMATQFDQKVGLTGVILTKVEGDARGGAVLSIRAVTGKPIKFLGMGEKLDALEVFHPDRMASRILGMGDVLSLIEKAQATFTQEQAEEAQQRLTSNSFTLEDFRKQMAQMNKLGSLEQILGMLPGGQKLKSVIEGDKPEREMKRVTAMIDSMTTRERRDHTIINGSRKKRIARGSGASVQDVNRLIKQFLSAKKLAKAMTGTGGRRQLAQLMRSM